The Bradyrhizobium guangxiense genomic sequence GCTCGCGATCTCGTTGGTGTTGGCGGGCGCGTTGGTGGGAAGCCAATCCGGCTCGGTATATTCGCGCCAGCGGCGCGCTTCCGCGCGTCGTTTGTTGGAGATGTAGTCACGCGTGAAATAGCCGGCCGCGAAGGCGATTCCCAGCAACACGATCAATACGATGACGCCAGCCACGTTCAACTCCGTTCGTCGCCCCGCTCGGTTTCTGCGGAGCAATACGCGCGAAATCATGGCTGGAGCCGGGCCGAATGCGCGGCGTCGCGCTTTGTCGCAAGCAAATATCTGCGCGAGCCCGCGGACACATTTTCGAGCCCTGCAAATGACGCAAGGCGGACGCTAAGCGCATGGTTCAAACCCATTCGAATATGACGGGATTGCGGCCCGACATCGAGCGAACGCGATTCCACCCCTCGCAACAGGACGCGGACCGGATTAACCTCAGGTTGCTCGACCGGATCAACCGGCCAGCGAACATGATCGGGAGGACGCCATGACACGCCAAGAACAGCGTGAACAGGATGCTGCGCTTTCACGACGAACACTTGTCCGGGGGCTTGCGCTCGGCGCCGCGGCCACGGTGACCGGGGCAGGCCCGGCGCTGGCCCAGACCGGACCCGCCGCACCGCCGACCACCATCACAATTCCACCGCGCGATTTCAGCCCTCACGGCGCGCCGACCACCTATTTCTGGGACCCCGACATTATCGCGGTCGATCCCTCCTTCAACGACCTCGCCCAGCCCAACACCGCGATCAAGCGCCTTTACACCGGCCTGCTGTGGGCTGAGGGCCCCGCGTGGAGCGCGCAAGGAAGGTACCTGTTGTGGAGCGACATTCCCAACAACCGGCAGATGCGCTGGAGCGAGGACGACGGCCGCGTCAGCGTCTTCCGCTCGCCGTCCAACAACTCCAACGGCAACTCCTTCGACTTCCAGGGCCGTCAGCTCTCTTGCGAGCACCTGACGCGGCGTGTGACGCGCTACGAGCACGACGGCACCGCCACGGTGCTCGCCGACTCCTATCAGGGCAAGAAGCTGAACTCGCCGAACGACGTCGCCGCACATCCCGACGGCAGCTACTGGTTCACCGATCCGCCCTATGGCGGCCAGCTCTACGAAGGCGAGCCTGACGTCGCGGGCGGGCCGAGCAATGCAGGCGGCAAACTCAATCCGCGGATCGGACAGCCGGCCGGCTTCGTGCCGGGCAAGCGCGAGCTGCCGACCAATTGCTATCGCATCGATCCCTCCGGTCGCATCGACCTCGTCGTCACCGAAGAGCAGGTGCCCGATCCGAACGGGCTCTGCTTCTCACCCGACTACAAGAAGCTCTACATCGCCTCGACCGGGAAGGGTCCGGGCGACACCGGCCCCGGCGGCAAGGGCGAGATCTTCGTGTTCGACGTCGGCAGCGACAACAAGCTCTCGAACCCCAAGAAGTTCAGCGATTGCGTCATCGACGGCGTGAAGTGCGGGCCGGATGGCGTGCGCTGCGACGTCAACGGCAATGTCTGGGCGTCCAGCAATGCCGGCCGCGCCGTCGGCTATAGCGGCGTGACGGTGTGGTCACCGGAGGGCAAGCTGCTCGGCCGCATCCGCCTGCCGGAGGTGTGCGGCAACATCACCTTCGGCGGCCCCAAGCGCACCCGCCTGTTCATGGCCGGGAGCCAGTCGCTTTATGCGGTGTTCACGGCGACGCAGGGCGCGGCGCCCGGCTGAGGCAAGGCCGCTGCATTCTGCAGGCTTGCAGCGCTCTCGTAGGGTAGGCAAAGCGAAGCGTGCCCACGATCCCGCTGCTACGGAACGCGACGGTGGGCACGGCGATTTGCGCCTTTGCCCACCCTATGGCACTGCTTTCTGCGGCACGATCTGCGGATCGATCGCCGTAAACACCCCTTGGCTTGTGCGTTTCATGACAGCTTAACGACGCGTTTGCGCCCACTGGCATCAAGGGACCCATCCTGCGATCTTGCCGTTTGATCCCCAGGGGAGCCGGAGGAAGCGAGATGGACGATCGACCCAGACAACCCGACCTGATGCAGGACGACGGCTTCGTCCGGGTGCGCGGCGCGCGCGAGCACAACCTTGGGAACGTCGACGTCCGCATTCCCCGCAACGCCCTCGTCGTGTTCACGGGCGTGTCGGGCTCGGGGAAATCCTCGCTTGCCTTTGGAACGATCTACGCCGAAGCTCAGCGGCGCTATCTGGAATCGGTGTCGCCCTATGCGCGGCGCCTGTTCCACCAGATGCAGATCCCCGAGGTCGACGACATCGAAGGCCTGCCGCCCGCGGTGGCGCTGCAGCAGCAGCGCGGCGCGCCGACGACGCGGTCGTCGGTCGGTAGCGTCACCACCATCTCGAACCTGCTCAGGATGCTCTACTCCCGCGCCGGCGACTATCCGCGCGGACAAGAGATGCTCTATGCCGAGTCGTTCTCGCCGAACACGCCGGAGGGCGCCTGCCCGACCTGCCACGGCATCGGCCGGATGCTCGACGTCACCGAGAAGTCGATGGTGCCCGACGACACCAAGACGATCCGCGAGCGTGCCGTCGCGGCTTGGCCGAGCGCCTGGCAGGGGCAGAACCTCCGCGACATCCTGACGACGCTGGGCTACGACGTCGACAAGCCCTGGCGCGAGCTGCCGAAGAAGGACCGCGACTGGATCCTGTTCACCGAGGAGCAGCCGACCGTTCCCGTTTATGCCGGCTACGACGCAGCCGAGGTCAAGCGGGCGCTGCGCCGCAAGGAGGAGCCGAGCTACCAGGGCACCTTCACCGGCGCCAAGCGCTACGTGATGCAGACCTATGCCAAGTCCGAGAGCGCGATGATGAAGCGCCGCGTCGCGCAGTTCATGATCACGCGGGATTGCCCGACCTGCCACGGCACGCGGTTGAAGCCCGAGGCACTCAAGGTGAGGTTCGGCGGGCGCAACATCGCCGAGATGTCGCACCTGCCGCTCAAGCAGCTGCACGAGGTGATCAAGCCGTTCGCAAAAGCATCGACGGACAAATCCGAGAAGACCGTCGTCGCGAGGCGCATCTGCGAGGATCTGTCGGCCCGGCTTGCCGTCCTGCTCGACCTCGGCCTCGGCTATCTCGCCTGCGAACGCAGCACGCCGACGCTGTCGCCGGGCGAGCTGCAGCGGCTGCGCCTCGCGACACAGGTCCGCTCGAATTTGTTCGGTGTCGTCTACGTGCTCGACGAGCCTTCCGCCGGCCTGCATCCAGCTGACACCGAGGCGCTGCTGCGGGCGCTGGATCGGCTGAAGCACGCCGGCAACTCGATCTTCGTCGTCGAGCACGAGATCGAGGTGATCAGGCATGCGGACTGGCTAGTGGACGTCGGCCCCGACGCCGGCGACGGCGGCGGGCTCATCCTCTACAGCGGGCCGCCCGCAGGACTCGGTGACATCGATCAATCGCACACCGCCCGCTTTCTCGCCCATCCCCGCAAGAAGCTGCCGACGATCCGGCGCGAGGCGAAGGGACATCTCAAGGTCAGAGGCGTCGTCCGCAACAATCTGCGCGGCCTCGACGTCGACATTCCGCTGGGCGTCATCGCCAGCGTCACGGGCGTATCCGGCTCCGGCAAGTCGAGCCTGATCAGCCAGTTCCTGGTCGAGACCGTGGCCGCGCATCTCGGCCATACGCTCGCCACCGACGCCGACGACGGCAGCCTTGCCCCGACGGTCGAGACGCTGGGCGGCAGGATCGTTGCCGGTCTTGACCAGATCAACCGTCTCGTCGTCGTCGACCAGAAGCCGATCGGGCGGACGCCGCGCTCCAACCTTGCGACCTATACCGGCCTGTTCGACCACGTCAGGCGGCTGTTCGCGGCAACGCCACTGGCGAAACCCCGCCGCTATGATGCCGGGCGCTTCTCCTTCAACGTCGCAAAGGGACGCTGCGCGACCTGTGAAGGCGAGGGCTTCGTCTGTGTCGAGCTGCTGTTCCTGCCCAGCGTCTATGCGCCCTGCCCGACCTGCAAGGGCGCGCGCTACAACGACAAGACGCTCGAGGTGAAGATCCGGGGCAAGTCCATCGCGGACGTGCTGGCGATGCGCGTCGACGAGGCCTTCGATTTCTTCGAGGGCGATGCAACGCTGACTCGCGCGCTGTCGGTCGTGCGCGAGGTCGGCCTCGGCTATATCCGCCTCGGTCAGTCCGCAACGGAATTGTCCGGTGGCGAAGCCCAGCGCATCAAGCTTGCGACCGAGCTGATGCGGCCGCAACGCGGGCACACGCTCTATGTGCTGGACGAGCCGACCACCGGTCTTCATCCCAGAGACGTCGAACGGCTGATCGCCCAGCTCGACCGGATCGTGGATGCCGGCAACAGCGTGGTGGTGGTCGAGCATGACATGGATGTCGTGGCGCACAGCGACTGGATCATCGATCTCGGCCCCGGCGCCGGTGACGAGGGCGGCCGCATCGTCGCGGCGGGAACGCCTGAACGGCTCGCCAAAGCCGGCGGCAAGACCGCGCTCTATCTGGCCCGCCGCTTGAGGCAGTGATCCCGCGACGATTGTCGCCAGGCGAAGGCGCCGCGCCGGCATTTCGCAATTGCGTTGCAGGCCGTGGAAGACCGACCTCGACTTTCGCCATGTTGACTTTCCGCGATCCCCCTCCCCATACTTCGCAAAAAGATAACAAGATCAAACGACGGTTTTGAGGGAGGACAAGAATGCCGACTTCACGCAGGCAGCTGCTGAAGGGTACGGCGGCTGCCGCCGCCACACTCAGCCTCGATTGGACCAGGGCCCAGGCGCAGGCCGAGACATTGCGCATCGGCCTGATCTACGACCTCACGGGCCCCTTTGCCGCCGGCGGCTCGGTCGCCTCGTCAATCGGCGCCCAGATCGCGATCGATCTCGTCAACGAGAAAGGCGGTATCGGCGGCAAGACCAAGATTGCTGCGGTTGCGGCGGATTCCCAGAGCAAGCCCGACGTTGCGATCAACGAGGCCGAACGCCTGATCAGCCAGGAGAAGATCGACATTCTCAACGGCGTCTATGCGAGCTCGCATGCGGTGCCGCTGGCGGCGAAGGTCGAGCAGCAGAAGAAGATTCTCTGGATCACGACGGCGGTCTCGACCGCCGTGTTCAAGGACAAGAACCTGCAATATGTGTTTCGCGCGCAGATCCATTCCGACCAATATGGCCAGGCCTTTGCCAGCTTCATCACCGAGCACGCGAAAGCAAAACTCGGCATGGATCCCAAGGACGTCAAGGTTGCGCTGATTCACGAGGACGGCCCCTACGGCGTCGGGGTCGCCGCCGCGGACGAAACCTATGCCAAGCAGGCCGGCATCCAGGTCGTGTTACGTGAAGGCTATTCGGCGTCGGCACCCGATCTGTCGGTGCTGGTGACAAAAATCAAGCGCGCCAAGGCCGACGTGATCTCCCATGCCGGCTACAATCCCGACATCACCCTGTTCCTGCGCCAGGCCCGCGAGAGCGGATTGCGCTTCAAGATGTTGTTCGGGGCCGGCGCGGGCTACAGCCAGCTCGACAAGCTGCGCGCCACCTTCGGCGCCGACATCGACAATTTCTGCAACATCGATCCAGTGCCGGCGCAACTGCTGGATCCCGGCAAGCTCGCGCCGGGCATGGGCGATCTGATCAACGCGATGGTCACGCGCTACAAGGCCAAGACCGGCGCCACCGATGTGCCGCCGCACTGCTCGATGGGTTTCAACCAGACCTGGGTGCTGCTCAACAACGTGCTGCCGGTCGCCAAAGAAAAGTATGGCAGCTTCGAGCCCGAGGCGATCCGCAAGGCCGCGCTCGACGTCGACATTCCCGCCGGCGGCACCATCCAGGGCTACGGCGTGAAATTCTTCCCGCCGGGCA encodes the following:
- a CDS encoding ABC transporter substrate-binding protein codes for the protein MPTSRRQLLKGTAAAAATLSLDWTRAQAQAETLRIGLIYDLTGPFAAGGSVASSIGAQIAIDLVNEKGGIGGKTKIAAVAADSQSKPDVAINEAERLISQEKIDILNGVYASSHAVPLAAKVEQQKKILWITTAVSTAVFKDKNLQYVFRAQIHSDQYGQAFASFITEHAKAKLGMDPKDVKVALIHEDGPYGVGVAAADETYAKQAGIQVVLREGYSASAPDLSVLVTKIKRAKADVISHAGYNPDITLFLRQARESGLRFKMLFGAGAGYSQLDKLRATFGADIDNFCNIDPVPAQLLDPGKLAPGMGDLINAMVTRYKAKTGATDVPPHCSMGFNQTWVLLNNVLPVAKEKYGSFEPEAIRKAALDVDIPAGGTIQGYGVKFFPPGTPLSGQNERSTPVVMQNAGEHISVVWPTNIRTQDPVFPLPKGSTYGA
- the uvrA gene encoding excinuclease ABC subunit UvrA — translated: MDDRPRQPDLMQDDGFVRVRGAREHNLGNVDVRIPRNALVVFTGVSGSGKSSLAFGTIYAEAQRRYLESVSPYARRLFHQMQIPEVDDIEGLPPAVALQQQRGAPTTRSSVGSVTTISNLLRMLYSRAGDYPRGQEMLYAESFSPNTPEGACPTCHGIGRMLDVTEKSMVPDDTKTIRERAVAAWPSAWQGQNLRDILTTLGYDVDKPWRELPKKDRDWILFTEEQPTVPVYAGYDAAEVKRALRRKEEPSYQGTFTGAKRYVMQTYAKSESAMMKRRVAQFMITRDCPTCHGTRLKPEALKVRFGGRNIAEMSHLPLKQLHEVIKPFAKASTDKSEKTVVARRICEDLSARLAVLLDLGLGYLACERSTPTLSPGELQRLRLATQVRSNLFGVVYVLDEPSAGLHPADTEALLRALDRLKHAGNSIFVVEHEIEVIRHADWLVDVGPDAGDGGGLILYSGPPAGLGDIDQSHTARFLAHPRKKLPTIRREAKGHLKVRGVVRNNLRGLDVDIPLGVIASVTGVSGSGKSSLISQFLVETVAAHLGHTLATDADDGSLAPTVETLGGRIVAGLDQINRLVVVDQKPIGRTPRSNLATYTGLFDHVRRLFAATPLAKPRRYDAGRFSFNVAKGRCATCEGEGFVCVELLFLPSVYAPCPTCKGARYNDKTLEVKIRGKSIADVLAMRVDEAFDFFEGDATLTRALSVVREVGLGYIRLGQSATELSGGEAQRIKLATELMRPQRGHTLYVLDEPTTGLHPRDVERLIAQLDRIVDAGNSVVVVEHDMDVVAHSDWIIDLGPGAGDEGGRIVAAGTPERLAKAGGKTALYLARRLRQ
- a CDS encoding SMP-30/gluconolactonase/LRE family protein, whose product is MTRQEQREQDAALSRRTLVRGLALGAAATVTGAGPALAQTGPAAPPTTITIPPRDFSPHGAPTTYFWDPDIIAVDPSFNDLAQPNTAIKRLYTGLLWAEGPAWSAQGRYLLWSDIPNNRQMRWSEDDGRVSVFRSPSNNSNGNSFDFQGRQLSCEHLTRRVTRYEHDGTATVLADSYQGKKLNSPNDVAAHPDGSYWFTDPPYGGQLYEGEPDVAGGPSNAGGKLNPRIGQPAGFVPGKRELPTNCYRIDPSGRIDLVVTEEQVPDPNGLCFSPDYKKLYIASTGKGPGDTGPGGKGEIFVFDVGSDNKLSNPKKFSDCVIDGVKCGPDGVRCDVNGNVWASSNAGRAVGYSGVTVWSPEGKLLGRIRLPEVCGNITFGGPKRTRLFMAGSQSLYAVFTATQGAAPG